In a single window of the Flavivirga spongiicola genome:
- a CDS encoding hybrid sensor histidine kinase/response regulator transcription factor: MILKIIFNYILKFSVLHIGIILIVFIGCNNKKHLLKEATLINGNDSNFHDTINQKQVREDSNIKYAVKQLDNTNGLSNSSVNSIFQDSENLLWIGTWDGLNRYDGSNFKIFRPELNAEKSLSNQVILKIDEDETGKIWVLTMNGINSYDKKNNIFKSYHFPNKSKFTFSETEYNIALDHSKKVFCAVKDWGIGFFNGSEFQKIEIKDLPINAVKKMEFAPSGELLVLLNNNDLFSLKFGMEVTGKKQLIKTEKISGNIRSFGILKGKKVALISLLGNMVLHSLEDQKKDVILNEKKAHKIIGYVPEGLVMSNNNESFIVNSSGKIMQPEWLTNLENQEIRTLIKGKEHIIWIGTDGDGLLKMHPLKKSFNTVSKTQVPKLDKSIVRAFLEVEENAFFIGTKGSGLFRFPSKFYENPNKPFEYENFYENNSSINNSVYALCKGQDDLVFIGTDGDGISVFDLKASKIISWSEILGHELCSAFQSTYTIYQDQDGFIWLGTNGYGMIRFKIERIKDKLKVSHFKMYLAGSEEEQALSSNIIFSIVPKNDHELWIGTRLGGLNLFNKETELFESFKNEKNNPLSLSNNDILCLHTDVNKRLWIGTSFGLNLLENIAYEETPEFKSFTVKDGLPNNTIHGIVSDKDSNLSISTNFGLSNFIINESKFINYTKNEGLQNNEFADGAFYQSINSDYIFMGGIKGFNYFLPSKIEESMLVPNILIDKISGQNEEVPYYQGLVVSPDSYTFPSIVLNHNQNFFDIELSALTYINTDKCQYAYKLDSFDKDWNMINNRRNISFTNVPKGTYSLWIKWSNSDGVWGKPVRAIDIKIKPVYWQSNIAFVIYLGLLSLFVLFIQSYYKKRQSLKQNIVFQKREKEIHQNRLNFFTNIAHEFQTPLTLILGPVQKLSESSNLVEKNQKFIKMIQRNSSRLLFLTQQLLEFRKAEYGHLDVTIKQFDIVSLIEQIAELFDEWALQKNIEYKLEIPSKLTGWFDKDKVEKIIFNLLSNAFKYTPKNGKINLKFFIQEENPKTLHIRVINTGEGIPKEKLNSIFDRFYLSDNWKEHGNNMFRTGIGLAYIKRLVTLLKGEILVSSEENKSTKFTVLLPCHKENFNDIKLDEEESQVLISDYLQNILEQTSTDSIEVPNKISSIESFLNKKKVVLIVEDEKEIHGFLNELLKEEYKILTAYNGLEALKILEKEDPDIIISDVMMPKMDGIELCSKIKNDIKTCHIPFIMLTAKNNVLHRIEGIESGANSYIPKPFHPGHLLIRIKKLIEAKEQILEHFSQDNFAENITDLPVNDNEKDFLLKVIGLIRNNIENENLQNSYIEEHLGMSSSQLYRKIKQTSGFSPGDLIRTIRLKHAAELLRKSTLTVSEVCYQSGFNNRSYFYREFKKMYNSTPKDYQLQNKPLNNL; encoded by the coding sequence TTGATACTAAAAATAATCTTTAATTATATTTTGAAATTTAGTGTTTTACATATAGGCATTATTTTAATTGTATTCATTGGCTGTAATAATAAAAAACACCTTTTAAAAGAAGCGACCTTAATTAATGGAAACGACAGCAATTTTCATGATACCATAAATCAAAAACAGGTAAGGGAAGACTCAAACATAAAATACGCTGTTAAACAATTAGATAATACCAATGGGCTTTCAAATAGTTCTGTGAATTCAATTTTTCAAGATTCTGAGAATTTATTATGGATTGGTACATGGGATGGGTTAAATAGATATGACGGTAGCAATTTTAAAATTTTTAGACCAGAACTTAATGCTGAAAAAAGTTTAAGCAATCAGGTAATCCTTAAAATTGATGAAGATGAAACCGGAAAAATATGGGTGCTAACCATGAACGGAATAAATAGTTATGATAAAAAGAATAATATATTTAAAAGTTATCATTTTCCTAACAAAAGTAAATTTACCTTTTCTGAAACAGAATATAATATAGCATTAGACCATTCTAAAAAGGTTTTTTGTGCTGTAAAAGATTGGGGAATAGGTTTTTTTAACGGATCAGAGTTTCAAAAAATTGAGATAAAAGATTTACCAATAAACGCTGTTAAAAAAATGGAATTTGCTCCATCTGGAGAGCTCCTTGTTTTGCTAAATAATAATGACCTCTTTTCTTTGAAATTTGGTATGGAAGTCACTGGCAAAAAACAGCTGATAAAAACAGAAAAAATATCTGGTAATATTCGTTCATTCGGAATATTAAAAGGTAAAAAGGTGGCACTCATTTCACTTTTAGGGAATATGGTGTTACACTCGCTAGAAGATCAAAAGAAAGACGTTATACTCAATGAAAAGAAGGCACATAAAATTATTGGATACGTACCAGAGGGGTTAGTTATGTCAAATAATAATGAATCCTTTATTGTAAATAGTTCGGGCAAAATAATGCAACCTGAGTGGTTAACTAATTTGGAAAACCAGGAAATTAGAACTTTAATTAAAGGAAAAGAGCATATTATTTGGATAGGAACAGATGGTGATGGCCTTTTAAAAATGCACCCACTTAAAAAATCATTTAATACGGTTTCTAAAACACAGGTTCCAAAATTGGATAAAAGTATTGTTAGAGCTTTTTTAGAAGTTGAAGAAAATGCTTTTTTTATAGGAACAAAAGGGAGTGGGTTGTTTCGTTTTCCCTCAAAGTTTTATGAAAACCCTAATAAACCATTTGAATACGAGAATTTTTATGAAAATAATAGCTCCATTAATAATTCTGTTTATGCGCTGTGTAAAGGACAAGACGATCTTGTTTTTATTGGTACAGATGGCGATGGGATTAGTGTTTTTGATTTAAAAGCATCAAAAATTATAAGTTGGTCAGAAATTTTAGGCCATGAGTTATGCAGTGCCTTTCAATCAACATATACTATTTATCAGGATCAAGATGGGTTTATTTGGCTCGGAACAAATGGCTACGGAATGATACGTTTTAAAATAGAACGAATAAAAGATAAATTAAAAGTAAGTCATTTTAAAATGTACTTGGCGGGAAGTGAAGAAGAACAAGCATTAAGCAGTAATATTATTTTTTCGATTGTCCCAAAGAATGACCATGAACTTTGGATTGGAACGAGATTGGGTGGTTTAAACCTCTTTAATAAGGAAACAGAGCTGTTTGAATCTTTTAAAAACGAAAAAAACAACCCATTAAGTCTATCGAACAATGATATACTTTGCCTTCATACAGATGTGAATAAAAGGTTATGGATAGGTACAAGTTTTGGGTTGAATTTATTGGAAAATATAGCATACGAAGAAACGCCCGAGTTTAAAAGTTTTACAGTTAAGGATGGACTACCAAACAACACGATTCATGGCATTGTTTCAGATAAAGATTCTAATCTTTCAATAAGTACAAATTTTGGTCTGTCCAATTTTATAATTAATGAATCTAAATTTATTAATTACACAAAAAACGAAGGACTACAAAACAACGAATTTGCAGATGGTGCTTTTTATCAAAGTATTAATTCGGATTATATTTTTATGGGGGGAATAAAAGGGTTTAATTATTTTTTACCTTCAAAAATCGAAGAATCGATGCTTGTTCCTAATATTCTTATTGATAAAATAAGCGGTCAAAATGAAGAAGTACCGTACTATCAAGGATTGGTGGTCTCTCCAGATTCTTATACATTCCCTTCTATTGTTTTAAATCACAATCAAAACTTTTTTGATATTGAATTGTCTGCTTTGACTTATATAAATACGGACAAATGCCAATATGCCTATAAGTTGGATAGTTTTGATAAGGATTGGAATATGATAAATAATCGTAGAAATATTTCTTTCACTAATGTTCCAAAAGGGACCTACTCCTTATGGATAAAATGGTCAAATAGTGATGGTGTTTGGGGAAAACCAGTTCGAGCCATAGATATTAAAATTAAACCTGTTTACTGGCAATCGAATATAGCTTTCGTTATTTATTTAGGATTACTTTCTCTATTTGTGCTATTTATACAGAGCTATTATAAAAAACGTCAATCGTTAAAGCAAAATATTGTTTTTCAAAAAAGAGAAAAAGAGATTCATCAAAATAGGCTTAATTTCTTTACTAACATTGCCCATGAATTTCAAACACCTTTAACCTTAATACTAGGGCCTGTTCAAAAGCTTTCAGAATCTTCAAACTTAGTTGAAAAAAATCAGAAGTTTATAAAGATGATTCAAAGAAACTCTTCAAGATTACTCTTTTTAACACAACAGCTTCTTGAATTTAGAAAAGCAGAGTATGGCCATTTAGATGTGACGATAAAACAATTTGATATTGTTAGCTTAATTGAACAAATTGCTGAGTTATTTGATGAATGGGCATTACAGAAAAACATTGAATATAAACTTGAAATACCTTCAAAATTAACGGGATGGTTTGATAAAGATAAAGTTGAAAAAATAATATTCAATCTTTTATCAAATGCTTTTAAATACACCCCAAAAAATGGAAAAATTAATTTAAAATTTTTCATTCAAGAAGAAAATCCAAAAACACTACATATAAGGGTTATAAATACTGGCGAAGGCATCCCCAAAGAAAAGTTAAATTCTATCTTTGATAGGTTTTACTTGTCGGATAACTGGAAAGAACATGGTAATAATATGTTTAGAACAGGTATTGGTTTAGCATATATAAAAAGATTAGTGACTCTATTAAAGGGCGAAATCTTAGTTTCAAGTGAAGAAAATAAGTCTACTAAGTTTACAGTATTACTTCCTTGCCATAAAGAAAATTTTAATGATATAAAATTAGATGAAGAAGAAAGTCAAGTTTTAATTTCGGATTATCTTCAGAATATACTTGAGCAAACATCTACCGATTCAATAGAAGTTCCCAATAAGATTTCCTCAATTGAAAGTTTTTTAAATAAGAAAAAGGTTGTTTTAATTGTAGAAGATGAAAAAGAGATTCATGGTTTTTTAAACGAGTTGCTAAAAGAAGAATATAAAATTCTTACGGCCTATAATGGATTAGAAGCTCTAAAAATTCTAGAAAAAGAAGATCCAGACATTATTATAAGTGATGTTATGATGCCAAAAATGGATGGCATAGAGCTTTGTTCAAAAATAAAGAATGATATTAAAACCTGCCATATTCCTTTTATTATGCTTACAGCAAAAAACAATGTTTTACATCGTATTGAAGGCATAGAAAGCGGGGCTAATTCATATATACCTAAACCATTTCACCCAGGTCACTTATTAATAAGAATAAAAAAGCTTATTGAAGCTAAAGAACAGATATTAGAACACTTTTCGCAAGATAACTTTGCAGAAAACATTACTGATCTTCCTGTAAACGATAACGAAAAAGATTTTTTACTAAAAGTTATTGGGTTAATAAGGAATAATATTGAAAATGAAAATTTGCAAAACTCATATATTGAAGAGCATTTAGGCATGAGTAGTTCTCAATTATACCGAAAAATTAAGCAAACATCCGGGTTTTCTCCTGGAGATTTAATCCGGACGATTCGATTAAAACATGCTGCTGAACTTCTTAGAAAAAGTACGCTTACTGTATCTGAAGTTTGCTACCAATCAGGATTTAATAATCGATCTTACTTTTATCGAGAATTTAAAAAAATGTACAATAGTACGCCCAAAGATTACCAACTTCAAAATAAGCCTCTTAATAATCTTTAA
- a CDS encoding RNA polymerase sigma factor: MHKIFFSQKKLIKLLKKGDARAYSYIVDLYYKKLCDYASNLARDNFKSEDIVQNVIIRMWQQREKLSSNVSIKNYLYKSVYNEFIDQYRKEIAVTKLEKKYIEGLDIVIEIQDVTETNRLMTLVQNEIERLPPKCKETFLMSKQEGLTYVEIAEYQNVSVNTVEKQMVKAFSILRKKMKEKIVSFIFLLFDIKKP, from the coding sequence TTGCACAAGATCTTTTTTAGTCAAAAAAAACTTATTAAACTCCTTAAAAAAGGGGATGCTAGAGCATATTCGTATATAGTAGATCTTTATTATAAAAAATTATGTGATTATGCGAGTAATCTTGCCAGAGATAATTTTAAATCGGAAGATATTGTTCAAAATGTTATTATTAGAATGTGGCAACAGCGCGAAAAGTTAAGCTCTAATGTTTCTATTAAGAACTACCTTTATAAATCGGTTTATAATGAATTTATTGATCAATACAGAAAAGAAATAGCTGTCACTAAGCTAGAAAAAAAGTACATCGAAGGTTTAGATATAGTTATTGAAATACAAGATGTAACTGAGACAAATCGGCTAATGACTCTCGTACAAAATGAAATAGAACGATTACCGCCTAAATGTAAAGAGACATTTTTAATGAGTAAACAAGAAGGTCTTACTTATGTTGAAATTGCAGAATATCAAAATGTGTCTGTTAATACGGTTGAAAAACAAATGGTTAAAGCCTTTTCAATTCTTAGAAAGAAAATGAAAGAAAAAATAGTGTCATTTATATTTTTGTTGTTTGATATAAAAAAACCTTAG
- a CDS encoding FecR family protein, translating into MDKKTEILITKFLTNEANIDELRQLELWISNPKNEILFFEYIKTNAFANMIVSKYDIKKAKKDILRRIGKEKRKTNSVLKYVAAAVFIGILVSVYFFRDNVFNSPVENIPVIVNSIEAGTDKATLTLSDGSVVALEKGESFKTKNADSNGEQIVYSTAKKSKSSKIAYNYLTIPRGGQFFVKLSDGTQVWLNSESQLKYPENFIDGELRQVELIYGEAYFDVSPSAKHKGSKFKILTDVQEIEVYGTEFNVKAYQDENSIYTTLVEGKVSVKNNSKTEFLKPNQQSIIDASSNTIDIKEVDVNNEISWVRGEFIFYKKPLKEIMKVLSRWYDVTVIFQNKSFESTEFNGELSREQKIEDILDLIKQTKIINAYEINNNTIILK; encoded by the coding sequence ATGGATAAAAAAACCGAAATATTAATCACAAAGTTTCTTACTAATGAAGCAAATATTGATGAGCTTAGGCAGTTAGAATTGTGGATAAGCAACCCTAAAAATGAAATATTGTTTTTTGAATATATCAAGACTAATGCTTTCGCCAATATGATTGTAAGCAAGTATGATATTAAAAAGGCTAAGAAAGATATTTTGAGGCGCATAGGGAAAGAAAAACGCAAAACTAATAGTGTATTAAAATACGTTGCCGCAGCTGTATTTATTGGAATATTGGTTTCGGTTTACTTCTTTAGAGATAATGTATTTAATAGTCCAGTTGAAAATATCCCAGTAATTGTGAATAGTATTGAAGCTGGTACGGATAAAGCAACACTAACACTAAGTGATGGTTCTGTAGTAGCATTAGAAAAAGGAGAATCTTTTAAAACTAAAAATGCTGATAGCAATGGAGAGCAAATAGTTTATAGCACCGCTAAAAAAAGTAAATCTTCCAAAATCGCATATAATTATCTTACGATTCCTCGAGGTGGTCAATTTTTTGTCAAGCTTTCCGATGGAACACAAGTATGGTTAAATTCTGAATCTCAACTAAAATATCCAGAAAATTTTATTGATGGTGAACTAAGACAAGTAGAACTCATATATGGCGAAGCATATTTTGATGTATCTCCAAGTGCAAAACATAAAGGTTCAAAATTTAAGATACTTACCGATGTTCAAGAAATTGAAGTATATGGAACCGAATTTAATGTAAAAGCTTATCAAGATGAAAATAGTATTTATACAACATTAGTTGAAGGAAAGGTTTCGGTTAAAAACAATAGTAAAACAGAATTTTTAAAACCTAATCAACAGTCTATTATTGATGCCAGTAGTAATACAATAGATATCAAAGAGGTTGATGTTAATAATGAAATTAGCTGGGTTCGTGGAGAATTTATATTTTACAAAAAGCCATTAAAGGAAATTATGAAAGTACTTTCCAGATGGTATGATGTTACCGTAATTTTTCAAAATAAATCTTTTGAAAGCACAGAATTTAATGGAGAGCTAAGTCGAGAACAAAAAATAGAAGACATATTAGATTTAATTAAACAAACAAAAATCATTAATGCTTATGAAATAAATAATAATACCATCATATTAAAATAA
- a CDS encoding glycoside hydrolase family 3 N-terminal domain-containing protein, with product MKKLIIASIFLAYITNYAQQEDPLLTHDIENQKEWVNSIMKNLTLDQKIGQLFMIQAYSNKDKKHTNFIKKMIKKHHIGGLIFMQGTPEKQVQLTNIYQLKSKTPLLIGFDGEWGLDMRLKNAFRYPWNMTLGAVQKGVLIEQFGKQLGEHCKRIGIHINFAPVVDINTNPKNPIIGNRSFGENKYNVAKKAIAFTKGMQSMGVLANAKHFPGHGDTSTDSHKTLPFLDFNLKRLDSIELYPYRQLFDSDLASVMIAHLNVPSLEPKKGVPTSISYKVVTELLKEKMNFNGLIFTDALNMKGAANYAKPGDIDLAAFLAGNDMLLIPEDVKEAVKKIKNALKNNLISEARLNQSVQKILKAKYLVGLNNFKPIKETEIRSDIITSKDKLLYRSLMKEAITLVKNDNVTLPIRDLAKAKIAYVKLGDSDHLSFMNTLKKYAQVDIISDKNLTGLLQKLKPYNTVIIGYHKSNKTPWKRFKMSEEELVWLQEISKGHKVILDVFASPYTLLDINDFSTIDAVLVSYQNSKVSQEISAQMIFGALETKGKLPVSIKNIFPEGTGITTSNLLRLSYSIPEAVDMDSKLLTKIDAVTKMVVDSTMAPGGQVLVARYGKVIYHKSFGYHTYNKKQKVKVTDLYDLASVTKILGGLPLIMKSEEMGLFNLNTRLGDLLPYLKGTNKDTITIKQALSHTGKIKPWIPYYLETIDTITKTPFNKYYSKVKSKDSSIKVAEDLYLINSYTDSIYKKIAEAPQRSEAGYKYSGLIFYLFKKYIKDTYHKEMDYLNNENFYKPLGATSLTYNPLKKFSKSEIVPSEIDDYYRNQTLQGHVHDMGAAMMNGVSGNAGLFANSNDIAKMMQMYLQAGYYGGKRYFEPKTIHKFNYRYYEKDSIRRGLGFDKPQLNPEDKASSKYATANSFGHSGFTGTYTWADPDTGLLYVFLSNRVYPTMANNKLGEQDIRTNILDLIYEAIIE from the coding sequence ATGAAAAAGCTAATTATTGCTAGTATTTTTTTAGCGTACATTACAAACTATGCACAACAAGAAGACCCCCTGCTGACCCATGATATAGAAAATCAAAAAGAATGGGTAAATAGCATCATGAAAAACCTAACCCTTGATCAAAAGATTGGTCAGCTTTTTATGATTCAAGCTTACTCAAATAAAGATAAAAAGCATACGAATTTCATTAAAAAGATGATAAAAAAACATCATATTGGCGGTTTAATTTTTATGCAGGGAACGCCTGAAAAACAAGTACAATTAACAAACATATATCAATTAAAGTCTAAAACCCCCTTACTTATTGGGTTCGATGGAGAGTGGGGCTTAGATATGAGATTAAAAAATGCGTTTCGCTATCCTTGGAATATGACTTTAGGTGCTGTTCAAAAGGGTGTATTGATTGAACAATTTGGGAAACAACTTGGAGAACACTGTAAACGTATTGGGATTCATATCAATTTTGCTCCGGTTGTTGATATTAATACCAATCCTAAAAACCCAATTATAGGAAATAGATCTTTTGGAGAAAATAAATACAATGTCGCTAAAAAAGCCATTGCTTTTACTAAAGGCATGCAAAGTATGGGCGTTTTAGCCAATGCCAAACATTTTCCCGGACATGGAGATACTTCAACAGATTCTCATAAAACACTTCCTTTTCTAGATTTTAATTTAAAACGGTTAGATTCCATTGAATTATACCCTTATAGACAATTATTTGATTCAGATTTAGCAAGTGTTATGATTGCTCATTTAAATGTGCCATCCTTAGAACCTAAAAAAGGCGTTCCAACATCAATTTCATATAAAGTAGTCACCGAACTTTTAAAAGAGAAAATGAATTTTAACGGTTTAATTTTTACAGATGCTTTAAACATGAAAGGGGCCGCTAATTATGCTAAACCAGGCGATATCGATTTAGCTGCTTTTCTTGCTGGAAATGACATGTTGCTTATTCCTGAGGATGTAAAGGAAGCTGTTAAAAAAATAAAAAATGCCCTTAAAAATAACTTGATTAGTGAAGCACGTTTAAATCAATCTGTACAAAAAATATTAAAAGCAAAGTATTTGGTGGGATTAAATAATTTTAAACCTATAAAAGAGACAGAGATTCGATCTGATATAATAACTTCCAAAGACAAGTTATTATATAGATCCTTAATGAAAGAAGCCATAACACTTGTGAAAAATGATAATGTAACACTTCCTATTCGTGATTTAGCCAAAGCCAAAATAGCCTATGTTAAATTAGGGGATTCCGACCATTTAAGCTTCATGAATACACTGAAAAAATACGCACAAGTTGATATTATTTCTGATAAAAACTTAACTGGTTTACTTCAAAAATTAAAACCTTATAATACTGTAATAATAGGTTATCATAAATCAAACAAGACGCCTTGGAAACGTTTTAAAATGTCTGAGGAAGAGTTAGTTTGGTTACAAGAAATCTCTAAGGGTCATAAAGTCATATTAGATGTTTTTGCAAGCCCCTATACACTTTTAGACATTAATGATTTTAGTACAATTGATGCAGTTTTAGTATCCTATCAAAATAGTAAAGTATCACAGGAAATTTCAGCACAAATGATTTTTGGAGCATTGGAAACCAAGGGAAAACTCCCTGTTTCAATTAAAAATATATTTCCGGAAGGCACAGGTATAACGACGTCCAATTTATTGAGACTTTCTTATTCCATTCCAGAAGCTGTTGATATGGATAGTAAATTGCTTACTAAAATAGATGCTGTTACAAAAATGGTTGTAGATTCAACGATGGCCCCTGGAGGTCAGGTTTTAGTGGCCCGTTACGGAAAAGTAATCTATCATAAAAGTTTTGGCTACCACACCTACAATAAAAAGCAAAAAGTAAAAGTAACAGATCTTTACGATTTAGCTTCTGTCACCAAAATATTAGGAGGCCTTCCATTAATCATGAAAAGTGAAGAAATGGGGCTCTTTAATTTAAATACCAGGCTTGGTGATCTATTACCCTATTTAAAAGGAACAAACAAAGATACTATTACTATCAAACAAGCACTGTCACACACTGGTAAAATAAAACCCTGGATTCCTTATTATCTGGAAACTATTGATACTATTACCAAAACCCCTTTTAATAAGTATTATAGCAAAGTTAAAAGCAAGGATTCTTCAATAAAAGTTGCTGAAGATTTATATTTAATTAATTCGTACACAGATTCTATCTATAAAAAAATAGCTGAAGCACCTCAGCGATCTGAAGCCGGCTATAAATACAGCGGTTTAATTTTTTACTTATTTAAGAAGTATATAAAAGATACTTACCATAAGGAAATGGATTATCTAAATAACGAGAACTTCTATAAACCTTTAGGAGCAACATCTCTAACTTACAATCCGCTAAAAAAGTTTAGTAAATCTGAAATTGTGCCTTCAGAAATAGATGATTATTATAGAAATCAAACACTTCAAGGTCATGTTCATGATATGGGAGCCGCTATGATGAATGGTGTAAGTGGTAATGCAGGACTTTTTGCCAATTCAAATGATATCGCTAAAATGATGCAAATGTATTTGCAAGCCGGTTATTATGGTGGAAAAAGATATTTTGAACCAAAAACCATACATAAATTTAACTACAGATATTACGAAAAAGATAGTATAAGAAGAGGGCTTGGTTTCGACAAACCTCAACTAAATCCAGAAGACAAAGCCAGTAGCAAATACGCTACTGCAAATAGTTTTGGTCATTCTGGTTTTACCGGCACTTATACATGGGCTGATCCAGATACTGGTCTATTATATGTTTTTTTATCAAATAGGGTCTATCCAACAATGGCCAACAATAAGCTTGGAGAGCAAGACATAAGAACAAATATTCTGGATTTAATTTATGAAGCCATTATAGAATAA